The following proteins are co-located in the Cydia fagiglandana chromosome 2, ilCydFagi1.1, whole genome shotgun sequence genome:
- the LOC134679646 gene encoding uncharacterized protein LOC134679646: protein MTANLCRSIICLIIILAREGESLQCWSCSSIYEPGCEDPFKPNDLTAGEEYFLVDCNRDYIINGSMVNPHLMDHIFGPDAKPYCRKTVRQVYGITIVNRGCSFGNFSEDCSNGYDTCDSTACHEDGCNTAPTLSRISMLFTPIITLLLLS from the exons ATGACTGCGAACTTGTGTAGAAgtattatttgtttaataaTAATTCTAGCCAGAGAAG GTGAATCCCTCCAATGTTGGTCATGCTCTTCTATCTATGAGCCAGGCTGTGAGGATCCGTTCAAGCCCAACGATCTTACGGCGGGAGAAGAGTATTTTCTGGTCGATTGCAACCGCGATTACATAATTAATGGAAGTATGGTGAACCCACACCTCATGGATCATATTTTCGGGCCTGACGCCAAACCTTATTGCAGAAAAACAGTTCGTCAAG TATATGGGATAACCATAGTTAATCGCGGATGCTCTTTCGGTAACTTTTCTGAGGACTGTTCGAATGGCTATGATACCTGCGACAGCACGGCCTGCCACGAAGATGGCTGCAACACGGCCCCAACCCTCAGCCGAATTTCCATGCTGTTTACAcctattattacattattactCTTGAGTTAA